One genomic region from Osmerus mordax isolate fOsmMor3 chromosome 4, fOsmMor3.pri, whole genome shotgun sequence encodes:
- the si:dkey-238o13.4 gene encoding uncharacterized protein si:dkey-238o13.4: MSNADRLVLVLGGAGTVGSGIVKGLLDKGFKVAVISRDNNRLEKLKGFISPSTKDNLTTIVGDVGSEDGAEEVKKVLLKSVGKVTDIVSSLGFSWWQGGPPHTQSQKELHWVMETLLFSTFVSWKAFFPLVRDDPNCTYTFITGGAGEKLLMPGTGFLTVGAASTLAFCQVLREEYPEVPCKLNQVKINTGVAPPERMAPGFLSHLDLGEAVASLVERGNTSHSVFTLNGPADLKNLIIEGKL, encoded by the exons ATGTCAAACGCAGACCGATTAGTTCTGGTTCTCGGAGGAGCAGGGACAGTGGGTTCTGGAATAGTTAAAGGACTGCTTGACAAAG gtttcaAGGTGGCCGTCATCTCCAGAGACAACAACAGACTTGAGAAGCTCAAAGGCTTCATCTCGCCCTCCACAAAGGACAATCTAACCACCATTGTGGGGGATGTTG GTTCAGAGGACGGggcagaggaggtgaagaaggtcTTGTTGAAGTCTGTAGGGAAGGTGACGGACATCGTCTCCTCTCTGGGATTCAGCTGGTGGCAGGGTGGGCCGCCGCACACCCAGTCTCAGAAGGAGCTCCACTGG GTGATGGAAACCTTGCTGTTCAGCACCTTTGTATCATGGAAAGCCTTCTTCCCCCTAGTAAGGGATGATCCCAACTGCACCTACACCTTCATCACAG GGGGCGCTGGAGAGAAACTGCTGATGCCAGGGACTGGCTTCCTGACGGTGGGTGCGGCCAGCACTCTGGCCTTCTGCCAGGTGCTACGGGAAGAGTACCCTGAGGTACCCTGCAAACTCAACCAG GTGAAGATCAACACAGGAGTGGCCCCCCCAGAGCGCATGGCCCCTGGCTTCCTCAGCCACCTGGACCTGGGAGAAGCCGTGGCCAGTctggtggagagaggaaacacctctcactctgtcttcacCCTCAATGGCCCAGCAGACTTAAAAAACCTCATTATAGAGGGCAAACTTTAG
- the spata2l gene encoding spermatogenesis associated 2-like, translating into MSGLDRKARDLVELYRTSLEQRIEQGDWNLVCKDEKLSQQVERLLRDDRAQGMHAFPGVDPLRVMEESLLRGGPTPSRAGVAGGLDGLAKAFEVLELAALNLYLCPWRKEYQVVKMFSGMFTHYIKPSLSEAQMLELFGLLGYQASKARNSEELCLSLPTRPLDTLLFLACAFFTARCECRILLTAYDKHRGAGGVCGAGAGVWTRAGAEAGAAEWQLSLVQERLRGHSLEVALDNTKRKFDTPALKEDFLESSATGRDLDLYTAEGLNPSQGDMGLGRDGLHSPSWASVSTGTSLPAMRDSNGVREPVCTSTLTYRLTRSPSSLTSSAKPRENSNEPSRGDSFPPSLSSHVSPPSRPHEAQEQHSPVLVDPSAGPLGVNPAPQPIPLHECCDPAGSQHPELVCKSCLVFHVNSCKNVEYCKDHHDIYNLGLCSKGCSQPPYMLCRYCYAQYCKRCWFRKPLQCDCGQTFDQSSSV; encoded by the exons ATGAGCGGCCTTGACAGAAAAGCCAGAGACCTGGTGGAGCTGTACAGGACCAGCCTAGAGCAGCGTATTGAGCAGGGGGATTGGAACCTGGTTTGTAAAGATGAGAAGCTGTCCCAGCAGGTGGAGAGACTTCTGAGGGATGACCGTGCCCAGGGCATGCATGCATTCCCTGGGGTGGACCCCCTGCGGGTGATGGAGGAGTCACTTCTTAGGGGAGGTCCTACCCCTAGCAGAGCAGGGGTGGCAGGTGGACTAGATGGATTGGCGAAGGCTTTTGAAGTATTGGAACTAGCGGCTTTGAACCTGTACCTGTGTCCCTGGAGAAAGGAATACCAGGTGGTAAAG ATGTTCTCAGGCATGTTCACCCATTACATCAAGCCCTCACTGTCCGAAGCACAGATGCTGGAGCTGTTCGGCTTGCTGGGATACCAAGCTAGCAAAGCCAGGAACAGCGAGGAACTCTGCCTCAGTCTGCCAACACGCCCTCTGgacactctcctcttccttgccTGTGCCTTTTTCACTGCCCGCTGTGAGTGTCGCATCCTGCTGACGGCCTATGACAAACACAGAGGGGCCGGGGGAGTgtgtggagctggagctggggttTGGACtcgggctggggctgaggctggggctgcagaGTGGCAGCTCAGCCTGGTGCAGGAGAGACTGAGGGGACACAGCCTCGAGGTAGCCCTGGACAACACCAAGAGGAAGTTTGACACCCCAGCCCTGAAGGAGGACTTCCTGGAGTCTTCTGCCACGGGGAGAGATCTGGATCTGTACACGGCTGAGGGACTGAACCCCAGCCAGGGAGACATGGGGCTGGGCAGGGACGGTCTGCATTCACCCTCATGGGCGAGTGTCAGTACTGGCACATCACTGCCAGCTATGAGAGACAGCAATGGAGTCAGGGAGCCTGTCTGCACCTCAACACTGACCTACCGTCTGACAAGGAGCCCCTCTTCATTGACCTCCAGCGCCAAGCCAAGGGAGAACTCAAACGAGcccagtagaggggactcctTTCCTCCCAGCCTGTCCTCTCATGTGTCTCCACCTTCACGGCCCCACGAGGCTCAAGAGCAGCACTCCCCAGTGCTTGTTGACCCCTCTGCAGGGCCCCTGGGAGTGAACCCCGCCCCTCAGCCCATCCCCCTCCACGAGTGCTGCGATCCGGCCGGCTCTCAACACCCAGAGCTAGTCTGTAAGAGTTGCTTGGTCTTCCATGTCAATTCCTGCAAAAACGTGGAGTACTGCAAGGATCACCATGACATCTACAATCTGGGGCTCTGTTCCAAGGGATGCTCTCAGCCTCCATATATGCTGTGCAGATACTGCTATGCCCAGTACTGTAAGAGATGCTGGTTCCGAAAACCTCTGCAGTGTGACTGTGGCCAAACTTTTGACCAGTCGTCCTCAGTTTAG